Proteins encoded together in one Gemmatimonadota bacterium DH-78 window:
- a CDS encoding DUF481 domain-containing protein, whose amino-acid sequence MANGTVGAALRTHLYGALLAAASTLTGAQSAEAQGPPRLRVFLDCPSSCQETYVRDELDWIDWVRDREDADVHLLTSSQTTGSGGRLYTFAFIGGRDFEGLDDEIEMATSGDATQDESREQIAATISLGLGRYLARTGARAGVMMQRRGPPGGPPGPGGPPGGPGGPGGPGGAAEADDPWNFWVFNVGLSGNANGESSSRSSSYSGSLSANRTTEDWKFNARGRFSSRESSFDLSDTTVVSVVESWSTDGLIVKSLGPKFSAGMKASAGKSTFNNQEFSWEISPGVEYNFFPYSESTRRQLTVQYLVGLSHWDYEERTIYDVEEETRPNHSLATNLNLVQPWGQTSLSVSGIQYLHDTSFYRVDLFGSINIRLIKGLSLRVSGNYGWVADQLYIPAGDLSDEDILLRQRAQETSSRYFTSFGISYRFGSIFNNVVNPRFGGGGGVIFF is encoded by the coding sequence ATGGCGAACGGGACGGTCGGGGCCGCACTGCGCACGCACCTGTACGGTGCACTTCTGGCTGCAGCATCGACGCTCACGGGTGCGCAGAGTGCCGAAGCTCAGGGTCCCCCGCGACTCCGGGTCTTTCTCGACTGCCCGAGCTCGTGTCAGGAGACGTACGTGCGCGACGAGCTCGACTGGATCGACTGGGTGCGTGACCGAGAGGACGCCGACGTGCACCTGCTCACCTCGTCGCAGACCACGGGGAGCGGGGGGCGTCTCTACACCTTCGCCTTCATCGGCGGGCGCGATTTCGAGGGGCTCGACGACGAAATCGAGATGGCCACCTCGGGCGACGCCACCCAGGACGAGTCGCGCGAGCAGATCGCGGCCACCATCTCGCTCGGACTCGGCCGCTATCTCGCTCGGACCGGGGCGCGTGCCGGCGTGATGATGCAGCGCCGCGGCCCGCCGGGGGGGCCCCCGGGGCCGGGCGGACCCCCGGGCGGCCCCGGAGGGCCCGGCGGTCCAGGCGGAGCCGCCGAGGCCGACGACCCCTGGAACTTCTGGGTCTTCAACGTCGGCCTGAGCGGCAACGCCAACGGGGAGTCCAGCAGCCGTTCGTCGTCGTACAGCGGGTCGCTCAGCGCGAACCGCACCACCGAAGACTGGAAGTTCAACGCCCGCGGACGCTTCAGCTCCCGCGAGAGCAGCTTCGACCTGTCCGACACGACGGTCGTCTCGGTCGTGGAGAGCTGGTCGACCGACGGACTGATCGTGAAGAGTCTCGGCCCGAAGTTCTCGGCGGGCATGAAGGCGTCGGCCGGAAAGTCGACCTTCAACAATCAGGAGTTCAGCTGGGAGATCTCTCCCGGGGTGGAGTACAACTTCTTTCCGTACTCCGAGAGCACCCGTCGCCAACTCACCGTGCAGTATCTCGTGGGGCTCAGTCACTGGGACTACGAGGAGCGGACGATCTACGACGTGGAAGAGGAAACCCGCCCCAACCATTCGCTGGCCACCAATCTGAATCTGGTTCAGCCCTGGGGGCAGACCTCGCTGAGCGTGTCGGGCATTCAGTATCTGCACGACACGAGCTTCTATCGGGTGGATCTCTTCGGCTCGATCAACATCCGCCTGATCAAGGGGCTCTCGCTCCGCGTGTCGGGCAACTACGGCTGGGTGGCCGACCAGCTCTACATTCCCGCCGGCGACCTGAGCGACGAAGACATCCTGCTGCGGCAGCGCGCGCAGGAAACGAGCAGTCGCTACTTCACCTCGTTCGGCATCTCCTACCGCTTCGGCTCGATCTTCAACAACGTGGTGAACCCGCGCTTCGGCGGCGGCGGAGGCGTGATCTTCTTCTGA
- a CDS encoding serine hydrolase domain-containing protein — MSVRIPTGGPRFAALIALVGLALSAPLGAQVADSTAQAATDLADELDTVVQADLEGTVGTGMVAGLVVAGELDFLQAWGFDAEGGDSLQVTATFAYPGLTEVLVAMTIRALGAGGMVDPTAPLADLVGGVSDGLGRVTLDQLLTHTSGLADDLLPEGAEGDAHLWALDADDFVAEPGVAYSVSRYSYPLAIRVLERVLNMPFPAIATQAVLTPLGMAGSTFDPAVAQQRDLATGYITTQAGRTAAEPVASLQGLPVLYTSTPDVLQLLAAWMSGGIRGSDPLVAGAEEAARIDPSRRLGDGVVVDVEALVPQAWITRFDAGFGTTIHMYPASEAALFVMSNGPLPRNSVLWIRQRVAEAVGDVETTMATEGVPVFRSTEPTRMPTGLDDLDEWHGLYRNGPIQLGLRLVDGQLWYFDGRTDLPLQGVGPATFAYVSQGAAVPLQLVEADGERLVLFAGKAYRWETAEIPAAGG, encoded by the coding sequence ATGTCCGTTCGAATCCCGACCGGCGGCCCCCGATTCGCCGCACTGATCGCACTCGTGGGCCTCGCCCTCTCCGCACCGCTCGGTGCGCAGGTGGCCGACTCCACCGCCCAGGCCGCCACCGACCTGGCCGACGAGCTCGACACCGTCGTCCAGGCCGACCTCGAGGGCACCGTCGGCACCGGCATGGTCGCCGGCCTCGTCGTGGCGGGTGAGCTCGACTTCCTGCAGGCGTGGGGGTTCGACGCCGAGGGCGGCGACTCGCTCCAGGTGACCGCCACCTTCGCCTACCCGGGGCTGACCGAGGTGCTGGTGGCCATGACCATCCGGGCGCTCGGCGCCGGCGGCATGGTCGACCCCACCGCCCCGCTCGCCGACCTCGTGGGAGGGGTGTCCGACGGTCTCGGTCGGGTCACCCTCGACCAGCTCCTCACCCACACCTCCGGGCTGGCCGACGACCTCCTGCCGGAAGGCGCGGAGGGCGATGCACACCTGTGGGCCCTCGACGCCGACGATTTCGTGGCCGAGCCCGGTGTGGCGTACTCGGTGTCGCGCTACTCGTATCCGCTGGCCATTCGTGTGCTCGAGCGGGTGCTCAACATGCCCTTCCCCGCCATCGCCACCCAGGCGGTCCTCACCCCGCTCGGCATGGCCGGCTCCACCTTCGACCCGGCCGTGGCGCAGCAGCGTGATCTCGCCACCGGCTACATCACCACGCAGGCGGGTCGCACCGCGGCGGAGCCCGTGGCCTCGCTGCAGGGGCTGCCGGTGCTCTACACCTCCACCCCCGACGTGCTGCAGCTGCTGGCCGCCTGGATGTCGGGAGGCATCCGCGGCTCCGATCCGCTGGTGGCGGGCGCCGAAGAGGCCGCGCGCATCGATCCCTCGCGTCGTCTCGGCGACGGCGTGGTGGTCGACGTCGAGGCCCTCGTCCCGCAGGCATGGATCACGCGGTTCGATGCCGGCTTCGGCACCACGATCCACATGTATCCGGCCTCGGAGGCGGCGCTGTTCGTCATGAGCAACGGCCCGCTCCCCCGCAACTCCGTGCTGTGGATCCGCCAGCGGGTGGCCGAGGCGGTCGGCGATGTGGAGACGACGATGGCCACCGAGGGCGTGCCGGTCTTCCGCTCCACCGAGCCCACCCGCATGCCCACCGGACTGGACGACCTCGACGAGTGGCACGGGCTCTATCGCAACGGGCCGATCCAGCTGGGTCTGCGACTGGTCGACGGCCAGCTGTGGTACTTCGACGGCCGCACCGATCTGCCGCTCCAGGGCGTGGGGCCCGCCACCTTCGCGTACGTCAGTCAGGGAGCGGCCGTGCCTCTGCAGCTGGTGGAAGCCGACGGCGAGCGACTCGTGCTCTTCGCGGGCAAGGCCTACCGCTGGGAAACGGCCGAGATCCCGGCGGCGGGGGGCTGA